CTGAGGCCTCTCGGCCATTTCGGGATGATCATCTCAAACAAATGGCTCAGAGCAGATTACGGCGATCGGCTTCGTGATTTTCTTCAGAAAGAGGCATCACTTAGCTGTATCATTGATCTTTCGGGACTGCCGGTTTTCGAAGGTGCAACAGTCCGAACGATCATTTTGATTTGCTCTCGAAGTAAGGTCAAACGGCTTGAGTTTCAATATCTACCTCCGATGTCGATAGAGGACTTCAGAACAATTCGCAGCGGCGGCGAATTAGAACGCATGGCGTGTAATCGAAGCCACATGATCTCCGTCCAATCCTTGTCATCGACAGGCTGGTCACTATCGAGGTCTTCATCAACTCGGCTTGTTCAGAAACTCGTTGATGGGAAAACACTGTTGGGGGAATACATTAAGCGAGGACCATTTTTCGGAATCAAAACTGGTTTCAATGAGGCGTTCATCATTGATCAGGAGGCGAGGAACAAGCTCGTCGAGAAAGATAGGCGCTGCGCCGATATTATCAAACCTCTTGTCGGAGGTAGGGATGTGCAGAGATATCATCTTGATTTCGACCATAAGTACCTTATTTGGACTTACATCGGAGTCCCGATAAATAAGTATCCCTCTATCCTGAAACACTTGACGAAATTTGAAGACCGGTTAAAAAAACGCTCGGATCAAGGTAACGAATGGTGGGAACTTCGTGCATGCGATTACTATGAAGATTTCCAGAAGCCAAAGATTATTTATCCGGACATTTCAACGAGTTGCCGGTTCACCTTAGATCTCGATGGTTTCTTTGGTTCTAATACCAGTTATGTTATTCCTAGTGACAACTTGTACTTGCTGGCACTATTGAACTCACGAGTCGCCAATTTCTATTTTCACGAAGTTTGCGCGGGACTCGAGAGCAAAGGAACGACGTATCTCAGGTTCTTCGGGCAATATCTGAGCGGATTCCCTGTGTGCCAGATTGATTCTACGATCGCATCCGACAAATCCCGCCACGACAAAATGGTGCAGCTTGTGGAGCAGATGCTGTCATTGCACAAGCAACTTCCCGCCGCGAAGACTGAGCAGGAGAAGACGGTGATACAGCGTCAGATCGATGCGACGGACAAGCAGATAGATCAGCTTGTCTATGAGCTGTACGGGTTGACTGAGGAGGAGATAAGGATAGTGGAGGGGATAGAATAGATCCGAATCGTCTGGACGGCCTTATTGGCATCCGTCCGAAACGAAATGGCGAACATGAACAGAGTACAAACTGTCGGGGGCGAATCGCTATTCGCCCCCGACGATGACGCCATTTCGTCCGCCCCGACCAGGCCCGCTAATTGTACCGCGCCTTGTACGCTTTCCTGAGCTCCTCCGCCTCTTTCGGGCTCAATCCTTTCATCCAGATATGCTCGTCCTGTGTCAGGATTTGATTGACAATGGCCTCATACTTCTTCCCCATCGCAGGACTCCGCTGCGATGCCGCTTCAATCACCTGAGGAAGGAACTTTGTATAGTAATGCTTCGAGACTTCGTAGAGACCGTGCCAATGCGTGTAGTCCGGGCCCATCATCGCTGCTCCGTGACGTGCGCGCCGCCCCTCATGGTGCCATAGTTCATAGTATGTCCATTGAAGCTCGTGCTCGAAGGGCGCGGTCGCCTTCAACACGCTGTCCGCGATCAAGTCGGCCATCAACTTCGCTGACGGTTTCCCGAATTTGTCGTTGAAGAGGCCCACGAGGTTGTCGTACTGCGCATAGAAATTGTCCGTGTGCATCTCGCCGTGACAGTTCTTGCAGACTCCTTTCATGCTCGCCCGCCTCTCCTCCCAGCGAATGATCCGCTCGACCTTCCGATCGACATTTTTGTTCACGAGTTTTTCCCCTTCCACAACTTTGTCGATTGTCTTTAGGACATCACCGATCTTGGGAAGCGGCCTGTCTTCCGGATAGTCTTCCTTCTCTCCATCCTGAAAAACCACGAGATTCTGTTTCTTGCTGATTGCCGGGCGAAGTGTCCAGCTGATCCGTTCTCCGACATCATGGGTATTTCCGGCAACAACCCCCGTCGGAGTGTTGTAGCTGCTGATGTGGCACGTTGCGCAGGTCGGAGCTGCCGAGTAGTCCTTGCCGAGCACCCAGTCGCCCTCCTTGTCGAGCGCCATACGATCACGGTTTGCATGGAACGCGATGCCGTGTTTCGATTCATTATAGATCTCAATCTGCGGATGGTCCGGTCCCATATGACACTTACCGCAATTCTCAGGAGACCGGGCGAGCTTCGCTTCAAACGAATGTCGTGAATGACAGGCGTGGCACGATCCCTGCGATCCATCGGGATTCATGCGCCCCATGCCGCTGTTCGGCCACGTCGTTGCATCAATGACCGGTATTCCCTCCGCCCCCTTCTTCATCATCTTCCCCTCCTTGTCACGGACAAACTTGACGATCGTGCCGTGACACTGCCAGCATCCGCTCACCGCGTCGGCATTGTTTCCCGGCATGCCGGCTGCCCGCTCCGCCAAAACGTTATCGAGACTTGCAAGAATCTGTCCGGCTTTGGCGTGGTGGCTTCTCGCGAACTGCTGGTATTCCTGGTCGTGACATCGCGCACAGTCTTTAGGCGTCACGAGGGCTGCGACCTGAACACCATGATGATTCCAGCTGTCGACGTCTGTTTTTTCCGCACCGTGACACTCCAGACATCCGATGCCACTCTGCGCGTGACGCGATCGCTGCCATTCCATGACGAGTGCCTGGTCGAGTTTGCGATGGCAGGAAACACACTGGTCGCTTGGATCGGAGCTCTTGGGTTTTACTTCCTGGCAGAGTGCGCTGGCGAACAGGATCAGAGTCATGGCTATCGCGAAGGGAATTGCCAGC
Above is a window of Ignavibacteriales bacterium DNA encoding:
- a CDS encoding multiheme c-type cytochrome; protein product: MTHHKRGISSFSLAIPFAIAMTLILFASALCQEVKPKSSDPSDQCVSCHRKLDQALVMEWQRSRHAQSGIGCLECHGAEKTDVDSWNHHGVQVAALVTPKDCARCHDQEYQQFARSHHAKAGQILASLDNVLAERAAGMPGNNADAVSGCWQCHGTIVKFVRDKEGKMMKKGAEGIPVIDATTWPNSGMGRMNPDGSQGSCHACHSRHSFEAKLARSPENCGKCHMGPDHPQIEIYNESKHGIAFHANRDRMALDKEGDWVLGKDYSAAPTCATCHISSYNTPTGVVAGNTHDVGERISWTLRPAISKKQNLVVFQDGEKEDYPEDRPLPKIGDVLKTIDKVVEGEKLVNKNVDRKVERIIRWEERRASMKGVCKNCHGEMHTDNFYAQYDNLVGLFNDKFGKPSAKLMADLIADSVLKATAPFEHELQWTYYELWHHEGRRARHGAAMMGPDYTHWHGLYEVSKHYYTKFLPQVIEAASQRSPAMGKKYEAIVNQILTQDEHIWMKGLSPKEAEELRKAYKARYN